In Pseudocalidococcus azoricus BACA0444, a single genomic region encodes these proteins:
- the hpf gene encoding ribosome hibernation-promoting factor, HPF/YfiA family produces the protein MQLVIHGKNIDITDAIRSYVEQKLERAAGHFQNITQEIDVHLSVARNPRITTNQTAEVTIYVNGSIIRAEESSDNLYASVDLVADKVSRKLRKLKEKRQDKSRTHEVPAIEDPKLVPDLLENRAPELPQEVVRVKYFAMPAMTVEAALEHLEMVDHDFYVFRNAETGEINVIYERNHGGYGVIQPRHGNDNHQSDSDLQVPVHAH, from the coding sequence ATGCAACTTGTGATCCACGGTAAAAACATTGATATCACAGATGCCATCCGCAGTTATGTCGAACAGAAGCTAGAACGGGCCGCTGGCCACTTTCAAAATATTACCCAAGAAATTGATGTCCACCTCTCAGTCGCCCGCAATCCGCGCATTACCACGAATCAAACGGCGGAAGTAACGATCTATGTCAACGGCTCAATTATCCGGGCAGAAGAGAGCAGCGATAACCTCTATGCCAGTGTAGATTTGGTTGCCGACAAGGTATCCCGCAAGCTCCGGAAGCTGAAAGAAAAACGCCAAGATAAGTCCCGCACCCATGAAGTCCCGGCCATTGAAGATCCAAAGCTCGTGCCAGACCTGTTGGAGAATCGCGCTCCAGAATTGCCCCAGGAAGTTGTCCGAGTGAAATACTTTGCCATGCCGGCCATGACGGTTGAAGCCGCCCTAGAACACCTCGAGATGGTTGACCATGATTTTTATGTTTTCCGCAATGCTGAAACAGGTGAGATCAATGTCATCTATGAGCGTAATCATGGCGGCTATGGGGTGATTCAACCGCGCCATGGCAACGATAACCATCAATCTGACAGTGATCTGCAAGTGCCAGTTCACGCCCATTAA
- the guaA gene encoding glutamine-hydrolyzing GMP synthase, translating into MFEALNRQMIVILDFGSQYSELIARRIRETSVYSEVVSYRTTAAQLRQIAPKGIILSGGPNSVYDDQAPACDPEIWELGIPVLGVCYGMQLMVKQLGGQVERASRGEYGKASLLIDDPTDLLTNVENTATMWMSHGDSVTQLPGGFKTLAHTTNTPCAAIADDQRHFYGVQFHPEVVHSIGGQALIRNFVYHICGCEPTWTTAAFVDEAIREVRAKVGDKRVLLALSGGVDSSTLAFLLHQAIGDQLTCMFIDQGFMRKYEPERLVKLFQEQFHIPVVYVNARERFLAQVVGITDPEEKRRRIGHEFIQVFEEESNRLGPFDYLAQGTLYPDVIESANTNIDPKTGERVAVKIKSHHNVGGLPPNLRFKLVEPLRKLFKDEVREVGRSLGLPDEIVRRHPFPGPGLAIRIIGEITPERLDILRDADLIVRQEINRSETYHQLWQAFAVLLPVRSVGVMGDQRTYAYPIVLRLVSSEDGMTADWSRVPYELLETISNRIVNEVPGVNRVVYDITSKPPGTIEWE; encoded by the coding sequence ATGTTCGAGGCCCTGAATCGGCAGATGATTGTCATCCTCGATTTTGGCTCTCAATATTCGGAATTAATTGCACGGCGAATCCGGGAAACAAGCGTCTATTCGGAAGTGGTTTCCTATCGGACTACGGCGGCCCAACTCCGGCAAATCGCGCCTAAGGGAATTATTCTCTCTGGTGGCCCCAACTCCGTCTATGATGACCAGGCCCCAGCTTGCGACCCGGAAATCTGGGAGTTAGGCATTCCAGTGCTTGGAGTCTGCTATGGGATGCAGTTGATGGTCAAGCAGTTGGGGGGACAAGTTGAACGGGCCAGTCGCGGCGAATATGGTAAAGCCTCTCTTCTGATTGACGACCCGACAGACCTCCTCACGAATGTTGAAAACACCGCAACCATGTGGATGAGTCATGGGGATTCGGTGACGCAACTACCCGGTGGCTTCAAAACTCTCGCCCACACAACCAATACTCCCTGTGCGGCCATTGCCGATGATCAGCGACATTTTTATGGGGTGCAATTTCATCCAGAAGTCGTCCATTCCATCGGTGGCCAGGCCCTGATTCGCAACTTTGTCTATCACATTTGTGGCTGTGAACCGACTTGGACAACGGCGGCCTTTGTGGATGAAGCCATTCGGGAAGTCCGAGCCAAAGTGGGGGATAAACGGGTTTTGCTGGCCCTCTCCGGGGGAGTTGATTCCTCCACATTGGCCTTTTTACTCCATCAAGCCATCGGGGATCAACTCACCTGTATGTTTATTGACCAGGGCTTCATGCGCAAATATGAGCCGGAGCGGTTAGTTAAACTCTTTCAAGAGCAGTTTCATATTCCGGTGGTCTATGTGAACGCCCGCGAGCGGTTTTTAGCCCAAGTTGTCGGAATCACAGACCCTGAGGAAAAGCGCCGCCGGATTGGTCATGAATTTATCCAAGTGTTTGAGGAAGAGTCTAATCGCCTGGGGCCGTTTGACTATTTAGCCCAAGGGACACTTTATCCAGATGTGATTGAGTCGGCCAATACCAATATTGATCCCAAGACTGGGGAACGGGTCGCGGTGAAAATTAAAAGCCATCATAATGTCGGTGGCCTGCCTCCCAATCTCCGGTTTAAGTTGGTTGAGCCGTTACGGAAACTCTTTAAGGATGAAGTGCGGGAAGTGGGGCGGTCGTTGGGGTTGCCCGATGAAATTGTCCGGCGGCATCCTTTCCCAGGCCCTGGTCTGGCGATTCGGATTATTGGCGAGATTACCCCCGAGCGGTTGGATATTTTGCGGGATGCAGATTTGATTGTTCGGCAAGAAATCAATCGCTCAGAAACCTATCATCAACTCTGGCAGGCTTTTGCGGTGTTGTTACCCGTTCGCTCGGTGGGGGTGATGGGGGATCAACGGACTTATGCCTATCCGATTGTCTTGCGTTTAGTCTCCAGTGAAGATGGCATGACAGCGGACTGGTCACGGGTTCCCTATGAGTTGTTAGAAACGATCTCCAATCGGATTGTCAATGAAGTCCCAGGGGTGAATCGGGTTGTGTATGACATTACCTCCAAGCCACCAGGAACAATTGAGTGGGAATAA
- a CDS encoding lipid-A-disaccharide synthase-related protein, translating into MRLLCLSNGHGEDQIGARILEALQKLAPEIETTALPIVGLGTAYQNLGIAIAGPVEVMPSGGFIYQDGRQLWRDLRAGLLGLLGKQVQAIQAWQQTNQSLPSPHLILAVGDIVPLGLAGLSRNDYAFVGTAKSEYYLRDENGTFFSQGWGRGWAGSDYLPWEQWLMRQRRCLGVFPRDSLTHKVLRGLGIRSFNCGNPMMDELVPPAQPRTTYPQALTITLLPGSRPPEADQNWGQILAAIDHFSDYEPSCLFWGAISPGLELGEILNPLARFGWEEIARPAWLKIGDSAALTFQKSEGHLVLTQQAYSDCLHLGDFAIAQAGTATEQFVGLGKPVITFPGQGPQFTPLFARRQARLLGISVHLVENPTAVMPKIIELRNDHPRLDLIRQNGQQRMGHPGAAQNIANTIYQLLNPN; encoded by the coding sequence GGGCCCGGATTCTGGAGGCGTTACAGAAACTGGCACCTGAGATTGAAACAACAGCTTTGCCCATTGTTGGCCTCGGAACCGCGTATCAAAACCTGGGGATTGCAATTGCTGGGCCGGTTGAGGTCATGCCTTCGGGGGGATTTATTTATCAAGATGGGCGACAGTTATGGCGAGATCTGCGGGCTGGTTTACTGGGGCTATTGGGAAAACAAGTCCAAGCCATCCAGGCCTGGCAACAAACCAATCAATCCTTACCCTCTCCGCATCTAATCCTAGCCGTGGGCGATATTGTGCCTTTGGGCCTGGCCGGGTTGAGTCGGAATGACTATGCCTTTGTGGGGACAGCGAAATCTGAATACTATCTCCGAGACGAAAACGGAACATTTTTTTCCCAGGGCTGGGGCCGGGGTTGGGCCGGGAGTGATTACTTACCCTGGGAGCAGTGGTTGATGCGGCAACGGCGATGTTTGGGGGTTTTTCCACGGGATTCACTCACCCACAAAGTTTTAAGAGGATTAGGGATACGTTCATTTAATTGTGGCAACCCGATGATGGATGAGTTAGTCCCACCCGCCCAGCCCCGGACAACGTACCCCCAGGCCCTCACCATCACCCTTTTACCAGGTTCCCGTCCTCCAGAGGCCGATCAGAACTGGGGGCAGATTTTGGCTGCGATTGATCATTTTTCTGACTATGAACCGAGTTGCTTATTTTGGGGGGCCATCAGTCCCGGCCTGGAGTTAGGGGAGATATTAAACCCATTAGCAAGGTTTGGCTGGGAAGAAATAGCCCGACCGGCCTGGTTAAAGATCGGAGATTCAGCAGCCCTAACATTCCAAAAAAGTGAAGGACATTTAGTCCTCACCCAACAGGCCTATAGTGATTGCTTACATTTAGGAGATTTTGCCATTGCCCAGGCCGGAACAGCGACAGAACAATTCGTTGGCCTCGGAAAACCCGTCATCACCTTCCCTGGCCAAGGGCCCCAATTTACCCCCCTGTTTGCCCGCCGCCAGGCCCGCCTTTTAGGAATATCAGTACACCTAGTCGAAAATCCAACCGCCGTTATGCCGAAAATTATCGAGTTAAGAAACGATCACCCCCGCCTCGACCTTATCCGTCAGAATGGCCAACAACGCATGGGACACCCTGGAGCCGCCCAAAACATTGCCAACACGATCTACCAACTGCTCAACCCAAACTGA